A window of the Dioscorea cayenensis subsp. rotundata cultivar TDr96_F1 chromosome 14, TDr96_F1_v2_PseudoChromosome.rev07_lg8_w22 25.fasta, whole genome shotgun sequence genome harbors these coding sequences:
- the LOC120275119 gene encoding uncharacterized protein LOC120275119 isoform X2, protein MTSGTRSNERTVSLVLPTFFKLLDWRLSLLIILPLFLLTLFYPSSLYLSPLKSVLPSTRPVVLDRSPDRIAICLVGGARRFELTGPSIIKNLLNQYPDADMFLHSPMDKDAYKFLLLRDAPRIAAVRIFVPHPMNETEPQARVLTARNSPNGIQGLLQYFNLVEGCLEMITSHESRGNFTYDWIVRTRVDGYWSGRLGRDAFVPGVYVVPPGSRYGGLNDRLGVGDRKTSVAALSRLSLIPSLDRAGYRELNSETAFKAQLEVEGVAWQEKETPFCVVTERRYGFPPGRYGVPVASMGSPGPLSGAKCRPCKAVCVGVCVSEVVGVGLDQGWSWTEWRNGSLELCDSSGGWESGWEALFDRFAGPDAAAGRKRLKRIDVDDCMRGFEVMRDRATFWESPPADEICRLGLPIPDT, encoded by the exons ATGACGAGTGGTACGCGGAGCAACGAGCGCACCGTCAGCCTCGTCCTACCCACCTTCTTCAAGTTGCTCGACTGGCGCCTCTCGCTTCTCATCATCCTCCCTCTCTTCCTCCTAACCTTGTTCTATCCGAGCAGTCTTTACCTCTCTCCTCTTAAGTCCGTCCTTCCCAGCACCAGGCCGGTTGTGCTCGACCGTTCCCCTGATCGGATAGCCATCTGTTTGGTCGGCGGTGCCCGCCGGTTCGAGCTCACAGGGCCGTCAATCATCAAGAACCTCCTTAACCAATACCCCGATGCCGATATGTTCCTCCACAGCCCGATGGACAAGGATGCATACAAGTTCTTGCTCCTCCGTGACGCGCCTCGGATCGCCGCTGTCCGGATCTTCGTGCCGCATCCGATGAACGAGACCGAGCCACAAGCACGTGTTCTCACTGCCCGTAATTCCCCCAACGGTATCCAG GGTTTGTTACAGTACTTCAATCTCGTCGAAGGCTGTCTCGAGATGATAACATCTCACGAATCACGAGGGAATTTCACCTACGACTGGATCGTCCGCACCCGCGTTGATGGTTACTGGTCCGGCAGACTCGGTCGTGACGCATTCGTTCCAGGAGTTTACGTCGTTCCGCCGGGATCTCGCTACGGCGGCCTAAACGACCGGCTTGGGGTCGGAGACCGGAAGACCTCAGTGGCCGCGCTGTCAAGGTTGTCGTTGATTCCAAGTCTAGATCGAGCCGGATATCGGGAGCTGAACTCGGAGACGGCATTCAAGGCACAGTTGGAGGTGGAAGGCGTGGCATGGCAAGAGAAGGAGACTCCCTTTTGTGTCGTAACCGAGAGACGGTACGGGTTCCCGCCGGGAAGGTATGGGGTGCCAGTTGCGTCGATGGGAAGTCCTGGCCCGCTTAGTGGGGCCAAGTGCCGGCCTTGCAAGGCTGTGTGCGTCGGAGTCTGCGTGTCGGAGGTGGTAGGGGTGGGACTGGACCAAGGTTGGAGCTGGACGGAGTGGAGGAATGGCAGTCTAGAGCTATGTGATTCAAGTGGTGGATGGGAAAGTGGGTGGGAGGCCCTTTTTGATAGGTTTGCCGGACCAGATGCGGCTGCGGGAAGGAAGAGGTTGAAGCGGATTGACGTCGATGACTGCATGAGGGGCTTTGAAGTAATGCGTGATCGAGCAACGTTCTGGGAGTCGCCGCCGGCTGATGAAATATGCCGGCTCGGGTTGCCGATACCGGATACATG A
- the LOC120275119 gene encoding uncharacterized protein LOC120275119 isoform X1 translates to MTSGTRSNERTVSLVLPTFFKLLDWRLSLLIILPLFLLTLFYPSSLYLSPLKSVLPSTRPVVLDRSPDRIAICLVGGARRFELTGPSIIKNLLNQYPDADMFLHSPMDKDAYKFLLLRDAPRIAAVRIFVPHPMNETEPQARVLTARNSPNGIQGLLQYFNLVEGCLEMITSHESRGNFTYDWIVRTRVDGYWSGRLGRDAFVPGVYVVPPGSRYGGLNDRLGVGDRKTSVAALSRLSLIPSLDRAGYRELNSETAFKAQLEVEGVAWQEKETPFCVVTERRYGFPPGRYGVPVASMGSPGPLSGAKCRPCKAVCVGVCVSEVVGVGLDQGWSWTEWRNGSLELCDSSGGWESGWEALFDRFAGPDAAAGRKRLKRIDVDDCMRGFEVMRDRATFWESPPADEICRLGLPIPDTWS, encoded by the exons ATGACGAGTGGTACGCGGAGCAACGAGCGCACCGTCAGCCTCGTCCTACCCACCTTCTTCAAGTTGCTCGACTGGCGCCTCTCGCTTCTCATCATCCTCCCTCTCTTCCTCCTAACCTTGTTCTATCCGAGCAGTCTTTACCTCTCTCCTCTTAAGTCCGTCCTTCCCAGCACCAGGCCGGTTGTGCTCGACCGTTCCCCTGATCGGATAGCCATCTGTTTGGTCGGCGGTGCCCGCCGGTTCGAGCTCACAGGGCCGTCAATCATCAAGAACCTCCTTAACCAATACCCCGATGCCGATATGTTCCTCCACAGCCCGATGGACAAGGATGCATACAAGTTCTTGCTCCTCCGTGACGCGCCTCGGATCGCCGCTGTCCGGATCTTCGTGCCGCATCCGATGAACGAGACCGAGCCACAAGCACGTGTTCTCACTGCCCGTAATTCCCCCAACGGTATCCAG GGTTTGTTACAGTACTTCAATCTCGTCGAAGGCTGTCTCGAGATGATAACATCTCACGAATCACGAGGGAATTTCACCTACGACTGGATCGTCCGCACCCGCGTTGATGGTTACTGGTCCGGCAGACTCGGTCGTGACGCATTCGTTCCAGGAGTTTACGTCGTTCCGCCGGGATCTCGCTACGGCGGCCTAAACGACCGGCTTGGGGTCGGAGACCGGAAGACCTCAGTGGCCGCGCTGTCAAGGTTGTCGTTGATTCCAAGTCTAGATCGAGCCGGATATCGGGAGCTGAACTCGGAGACGGCATTCAAGGCACAGTTGGAGGTGGAAGGCGTGGCATGGCAAGAGAAGGAGACTCCCTTTTGTGTCGTAACCGAGAGACGGTACGGGTTCCCGCCGGGAAGGTATGGGGTGCCAGTTGCGTCGATGGGAAGTCCTGGCCCGCTTAGTGGGGCCAAGTGCCGGCCTTGCAAGGCTGTGTGCGTCGGAGTCTGCGTGTCGGAGGTGGTAGGGGTGGGACTGGACCAAGGTTGGAGCTGGACGGAGTGGAGGAATGGCAGTCTAGAGCTATGTGATTCAAGTGGTGGATGGGAAAGTGGGTGGGAGGCCCTTTTTGATAGGTTTGCCGGACCAGATGCGGCTGCGGGAAGGAAGAGGTTGAAGCGGATTGACGTCGATGACTGCATGAGGGGCTTTGAAGTAATGCGTGATCGAGCAACGTTCTGGGAGTCGCCGCCGGCTGATGAAATATGCCGGCTCGGGTTGCCGATACCGGATACATGGTCGTAG